Part of the Helicobacter bilis genome is shown below.
GAATGCCGCACAAATGCAATCTAGGCTTTTAATCTCTCTGTGGATTCTATGATTTATACCCGCATCATTAATATTTAAGATTCTAAAACCGCCAATTTCAAATAAGGCTTGTGCGTCATTCCAAAGAGAAGCAGGCTCATAGATTGTAATATAAAAATCATCATTTATTTTTGTGCGTTTGCCAAAAGGAATGCTATAAATATGTAAAAATCCTAAGTCTTCTAGTCTCTTCTCAAGTCTAGTATTCGCAAAAGCGGGTATGTATATGGGAATCTTTTTATCAAAAGAAAGTAGCGTTTGTGCGTGAAAATGATCGCTATGCTCATGTGAAATCCATATAGCATTCGGCTTTATATCCTTTGCTTTAATTAAAGGCTTAGGATAATGTCTCCATGCTCCAAAAAACGCATATCCATCAATCCAGGGATCACACACTAAGCTAAAGTTATTATATATAAACTCTAAACAAGCATGTGCGTGCATATTTATTGTGATATTTGCTAGTTTATTGGTTTGCGGGGGGGGGGGGGTGATTGCTTGTTGTTTCGTATCAAATACATAATTATCAATATGTATATTACCAGATTTATCGATATTTGCTTTATGTGTGAAAAGATTTGCATTTTGTATATTATGAGATTCTCCACTTTTTGCATCAAAACGCCAATTATGCACCTTACAATATACTAAATCTTTATTATCACAATGAAGTGTCGCTCCTTGATGCGGACATACCGAATCATATATTTTTATATCATTGCCATCTTTATAGATAAAAAATTTATGTCCTTCAATCACTCTTTCATTTAAGCCAGAATCTAGCTCATCAATATGTGCTATATACATGTTTTTCCTTTATTATAAAGTCTTATTTTGCATTATCTTATTTGCATATTCTAAATCCGCTAAAGTGTCAATGCTATGTTCTTCACTCATAAGATAATAATGCGTATTTTGCGGTAAAAAGCTAGGATTTTCTATAAATAAATCTCGTTTCACAATATAGATTGCCCCATTACTTTGATAGGTTTGTGGCAGACTTTGACGGGGTATAAATGGATAGGTATTATTATGAATGCCTTGCAGACTACCATCTTCCTTTGCGATAAAGGCTTTTAGAATCTTATTATCAATTTGTGTAACGCTAATAAGTGCATTCGCATTTTTCTCCTTAAAGATTCTATATGCTTTATCAATATCATTAGAATCTCTTAAGGGCGAAGTAGGTTGTAATAATATAATATTATCAAAGTCTTTATAATGCTTTATTGCATGTAATATAACTTCATCACTTGTAGTAGAATCTCTAGCTATTTCTTCTGGACGATTTAGCACTTCTACTCCTTGAGATAAGGCATATTGAAGTATCAAATCTCCATCACTACTCACTACAATCTTATCTATACATTGTGCTTTCTTTGCAGATTCTATTGTATAGTAAAGAAGGGGTTTTTCACAAAGCATTGCAAGATTTTTATTCTTAATGCTTTTAGAGCCAGCCCTCGCTGGGATTAAGGCTAGATTCATGTTATTTCCTTTTGGACTTTTACATGTTAATAAAGCCTTAATTATATCAAAATTTTAGCAATTATGCTTTTTGGGGCTTACTTATGCTTATGCGGCATTGCATGTGGCATACCGCCATTACCACCGATATGTCCTATCTTGCCATGAGAATCAATATTATATGCTTGACCAAAGCCTTTTACAAAGCGCCCTTCTTTGAAGCATATCTTTACCAAATGAAAATCCTGCATCGAGCGGACTTGGGCTACACCACCACCTTTTCCTACTCGAGATTCAAAACTATCATACACTTTATCAAATAGACTATCTCTAGGCATAAACTCCACGCTTACATCATAAGTCAAACGCTTTCTTGCTAAAATGCTTTTTGTTTTACTCTCATCTTCTATAAACATGACTTGGACTGCATTAGGATTTGTGCGTAAATTTTGGCAATGTGCTGCGACTTCGCTCACATATAAATAATACTCTCCATCATATCTTAGTAGCGGCGAGTAGCTAATATGCGGTTTATTATCCTTTGATAATGAAGTAAGCAAAATCGTATTAAACTCTTCTTTAAAAGATTCTATCTCACTTGCAACCTGATCGTCTTTTTTGCTGATTGCCATGCAAAGCTTAATAATAGCATCTTTATAGTCTTTCTCTTCAGTTTTCGCAGGAAATGGCGCAAAGACTTCTTTGCCATCTGCTTGTATTTTCATGCCATCTTCATTCACCCCGCTTAGTGTTGCCACCTTTGCCTCAAAGCCACCATAAAGCTTTACTAAGCCCTGCAACTCCGCTGAATGATGATTATTCATATGCTCTATAATACTTGTAACACTCATGTAAATCTCCTAAAATTTAAAATATTTTTACATAGTAACACAAGAATAAATAAAAATGATAAATATTTTTATTTTGTATTGCATAAAAGAATCTATGCTGTGTAATGTTGCATATTAGCTCAACAGATTCTAAGATTTTACTATATTTTATGGTGTTATGCTTTACAAATTTAGCATTAAATGCTAGAATGTCAGCCTTTATTTTATCAAAAAGGACATTTATGTTAGAAGGCAAACTTAGAGATAGTATTGGCAAAACAAATGCGAAAGCATTGAAGCGAGATGGTTATCTAGTTGCTAATATCTATGGTAAAGGCAAGGAAAATATACATTGTGCGTTTAAACGCAATGATTTTATCAAATACATGCGTGCGAAGCAAACACTTATTTTTCCTGTGAAAATCGATGGCAATGTATATGATGTTGTTGTGCAAGAATATCAAAAAGACCCAGTAACAAGTGATATTTTACATGTAGATATGATGTTTGCAACAAAGGGTTGTGTGGCAAAATATAAAGTGCCAGTGAAAGTTACAGGCTCACCTATTGGCTTGAAAAACAAAGGTGTGCTTGTATTCTCGCGCAAAAGAGTTGCAGTAAAATGTGATGCGGCGGTTTTACCAAATGATTATACACTTGATGTGAGTGGTCTTGATGTTGGACATGCGATCCTTGTGCGTGATTTACCAGAGATTGCTGGTGTTAGCGTGATTGAGAAGCCATCAGTTGCTATCGTTGGTGTAATTAAAGCTAAGTAATAGAATCTTATCTAATATACGCTCTTACCTTACATATAGTAAGGCTCTCTCTTTACTATTGTAGTTTGCATTTATGTGGTTACAACCTACAAGCAAGTGCAAACACAGCTATATCTCTTTTTAACTTATTTGTTAGTCATCGCTTTAGAATCTAAAACACAATCTTGTATGTCTTTATAATATTAAGATTTGACAAAGTTTGTGTATAATCTCTAGCATTTTTAAAACAAGATTCAGTATGCAAGGTTTTAGCATGATAAAAAACATTGTAATGTTATTTTTTCTTATTCTAGGAGCACAAATAATGCAGGCAAATACACTTTCTCATCTCACAATCAATAATATCAAGATTCCAGTCATTAGCGAACAATCAAGTGTTATACCGACTGGGCATGTAGAAGTGATTTTCATTGGTGGTGGAAATATGTTTAATCCACCTAAAAAGCCCTTAGCAAGAGTAGCAAGTGCTGTGTTAAATCGTGGCACAAAAACGCTTGGCAATGTGAAATTTGCAGAACTGCTTGAAAGCAAGGCTCTTGATTTAGACATTGGTGTAGGTCAAGCAACTTTGACTTTTACGCTTGATTTTTTAAAGGAATATGAAGACTTTGCCTATACACAATTAGAAAATCTTATAAAAGATCCAAACTTAACAAAAAGCACATTGCAAGATGTGCAAAAAAAGCTTCACGCAGCCCTTATGAGTAAAAGCAGCGATTTTGACTATCAGGCTACTTTGTTGCTTCAAAAAGGTATTTTTGCAAAGACGCCTTTAGCCTATCCAGCCCTTGGCAACACAACACAAGAAATAGATTCTGTAAGTCTAAGCGATATTAGAAACTACCTTGATAAAACGCTCACACTTGAAAATATGGTGATTGTGATTGGTGGCGATTTAGACATAAAAAATAGCCTTGCAAAACTTCAAAAAGTGTTCTCACATTTACCGCAAGGAAAAAAGGTTAGCATACCGCAATATAAAATTAAAACGATCGCTATGAAAACCGCCAAAAAAGACACACAACAAGCCTATATTTACTTCGCAAGCCCTCTAAATATCCAAAGTATAAAAGATGATGGCTATAAGGCACAAGTCGCTGGTTTTATACTCGGTAGCTCTGGCTTTGGCAGTCGTTTAATGGAAGAAATCAGGGTAAAAAGAGGACTTGCATACTCTGCTTACATGCGTCCAAACATTACGCGAACTAGCACTTATTTTGCAGGTTATATGCAAACAGCACTTGATAAACAAGATGAAGCGATTGCTCTAACACAGCAAATCCTAAAAGATTTTGTCGCAAAAGGGGTTACCCAAAAAGAGCTAGATTCTGCAAAGCAGTTTATACTCGGCAATAAACCATTGCAGGAAGAAACGCTAGGGCAGAGACTAAATGCAAAATTTATGAATTATTATAATGGTTTGCCCCTAGATTATAGAGAGGAATTTTTACAGAAAGTCGCCTCGCTTGATTTAGAGACTCTGAATGAATTTATCCGTACACATGCAGAGATTGCAAACCTAAGCTTTGCCGTAATTACAAAATAGGATAAGATTACTCTGTTGTGAATAGTAGAATTCTTACCCAATCCATAGGTAATTTATATGCATTGTAGAGTGTGCATGGGGTTTATTAATGCCACTTTTATTTGGATAGAATCCTTGCAAGGTTATGTATCTGTCGTTACGCCGTTTTGCGTGATTTATAGAAACCAGATAGATTTCATGTATTTACAATAAGATTAAATCATTAAAAATACCAAAATCATAAAACAATAAACTGAAGTTAGGCAATATATTAAATACTAATTTTACCTGATTATATTAAAAGCATAATATTGTGTATATTTTACACAACACATAGAATCTAAAATTACAAAATGCGATGATATGAGATTGCACTACAAACAATTATGGATTTTCCTAGCTAGACTCTAAAAATTCATATTGCATTTATTCTCAAAATTTCTTTAGAAGCTAATGAAATTAAAATTCAACTTCAAATAAAAATGAAATAGAATTGCAATTCAAATAAAATTAAGATACAAGCAAGTTTAAACTAAGATATTTCTCTCGCCTTTGCTGTTTGGTGGAGAGAGAAATCCCTCTTTTTCTAGTGCTTCTACAAGTGATGCGGATTTATTATAACCAATGCCTAGCTTTCTTTGTAGATAGCTAATAGAGGTTTTATTATCCTGCATCATAACTTCTTTTGCCTTATCAAGCAAACTGCCATCACCGCTAAATTTATCACCAGAAACTGCCCCGGGCTTTGTCTCACTAAGAAAGCTTTCATCATATTGTGGCTCTCTTTGTGCCTTGATAAAATCTACGATATGCTCTACTTCTTGTTCACTCACCCATGGGGCATGGATACGCATTAGCCCATTTGTTGTTGTGAAAAGCCCATCGCCATTGCCTAGCAAGTCTTCAGCACCCATTTCATCTAATATCACTTTAGAATCAATGCGACTACCGACGCGATAGCTAATGCGTGAGGGAAGATTTGCCTTGATATGTCCGGTGATAACATTTACGCTACTTCTTTGCGTAGCAATGATTAAGTGCATACCAGCTGCCCTTCCCATCTGTGCGATTCTTGCGATAAAGGCTTCTGCTTCCTTGCCACCTGTAATCATTAGGTCTGCTAACTCATCGATTATGATTACAAAATTTGGCATTTTGATACTTACTTTTTCATTATATGAAGCGATATTTTTGACTTTAATCTGTGAGAATAGCTCATAGCGTTTATCCATTTCAATCGTTGCGACTTGCAGGGCTTTTATGGCTTTATTTGGGGCGTTTATGATAGGTGTGATTAGGTGTGGTAAGTCTTCATAAGGGGCAAACTCTACTTGTTTTGGGTCAATCATCATAAGCTTTAGATTATCTGGGTCATTGCGATATAAAAGTGAAAGGATAATCGCATTTACCCCGACTGACTTACCGCTACCTGTGGTCCCTGCTACAAGTAAATGGGGCAGTTTTGCTAGATTTGCTACAATTGGCGTGCCGCTAATGTCCTTGCCTAAAGCAATAGTAAGTGGGTCTTTAGAATCTAAAAAGGCTTGTGAATGCAAAATCTCTCGCAGATAAATCGTCTCTACCTTGCTATTTGGGATTTGGATACCGATGACATCTTTGCCGGGTATCGGGGCTTGGATTCTAATGCTTTTTGCTTTTAGAATCCTTGCTAAATCATTTTTGTGGCTTAGGATTTTTGAGACTTTTACATGGGTTTCTGGGCGAAACTCAAAGGTCGTTACAACCGGTCCTGTAAGCGTGGCGATAATATCACCGCGGATTTTGTGTGCGTTAAAGATTTGCAGCATTTTATCAATCTTAGAATCTAGCTCAACATCTTGTATGCTATCTTGGGCGATTGGCTCTTGGAGTAGCTTTAGCGGTGGGAGTATGAAAGGCGGTAGATTTGTGCTTTGTGTGAGATTTGCTATATTTGTGTCGTGATTTGCAATGAGAATGCTATTTTCCTGTCTTGCCTCTTCTTTTTTCTGTGCGATTTGCCTTATAATCATATCTTCCCTGTTTTCATTATCGTTTGATTCTGTGATTTGTGTTGTTTTAGATTCTATATGTGGGACTAAATCTTTGATTGTAAAAGAATGTGCTGTGTCTTTTGTTTGTGTAGATATATTGTTCTGTATTATGTCTTTATGTGTGATTGTGCGACTTGCTTGCGTATCATCGTAGAGTTTTATTTTTATTGGTTGTGTGGTGGGGTTTGTATGTGTAGATTCTATATTGTTTGATTGTGCTAGATTGTGTTGTGTTGTGTTGTTTTCTATTTCGTTAGATTGTGTGTTATTTGGTTGTGCTAGATTAGATTCTGTGTTATGAAATTGTTGGTTATTAGATTCTATTGTGCTAGATTCTACATTTGGCTTTATTGTGCTTGTTTGTGTATGTGTCGCGCTATCAAAGATATAATTCATAGGTTGTGCTTGAGAGTGCGTTGGTATGCCTGTGAAGTAATTTGTCGGGTTTGTGTGTGTTGGAAAATGTGAATGTGTCATTTGCGGTGTGTATGTATTGATTGTAATGTTTTGTTGTGCTGGTGTTATTTCCTGTGCGATTTTGCTGCCTGTGCGATTTTGCTCTAAATCCTGCATGGTGCTTTGTTGTAAATAATCTTTATTTTTTAACTCTTTTGTGAGATTAGAATCTGTAATGCTAGATTCTATATTTTCTACATGTTCTGTATTCTCTTGTGTAATCTCTTTTATCTCAAAATCCTGTGTATGCTGTGTTTGGATATTAGATTCTATTTGAGTAGTTTCTATTAATATGGAATCTTGTGGGATAGATTCTGCCTGTTTAGATTCTACGCTAGAGTTTGTCTTAAGCAAATCTATGGAATCTGTATGGCTAGATTCTATTTGATTAAGGTTTGATACATTGGATTCTGTTGGTATAGAATCTATGTGAATAGTGTCTAATTTGTTGGAGTTTAGCATATTAGATTCTGTTGATATAAAATCAGTCTGTTTAGAATCTATTTGGCTAGATTGCGAGATGCTTTGTGCGTGTGCTTCAAGCGACTCTAATGGCTCAATAAAAATTTCTTTTATCTCTTCTCTTATATCATCTTGTAAAGTATGATTAGATTCTGTAGAATCTAGTGAATGTGTGGATTCTTGCGGGATAGATTCTATAATTATAGAATCCTGTGAGTTGTTTATACTAGAATCTTTGCTTATAGAATCTTGTATAACTAAATCTTGTGTATTAAAATCCTCCCGAAATTCCTCTCTAAAATCATTTCTAGAATCTTCATTGGAATCTAGCAAAGGCGGGATTATTATCGTGGTAGTTTCTGTATAGTCTATATTGTTTTGGGTAGATTCTAAAGGTGTTATAAAAGGGCTATCTTGTAGATTATTTGTTTCTAATATATCTTGTTGTAAAACTAGCTCACTTGGTTGTGAATCTAATGTGTTTTGTTGTAAGGTCTGTGTGTTTAAATCATATTGCTGTGAAGTGTAATCTATATGTTGCGACTCTAAAGTCTGTGCTACATTGAGATTGGATTCTGTAATTTGTGTTTGATTAAGATTTGTAATCTCTTGTGTAGTTTGGTTAAAGTCTGTGCTATTAGGCTGACTTAGCGTTATTGTGCTTTCATTAATACTAGGATTTGTAGTTTTGTATTCTTTCTGTGTGAAGCTCATGTCAAGCGTTTTGTAGTTTGCTTGTGTTGGCATTTGCTCTATTTTTGGTGTGTTAATCGCTTGGATTTTTATCGTTTTTTTTTGCTCGGTGTGCTGTTGGTTTGGATTTATTTCTGGCTTTGGCGTGTTTAAATGAGTATTGGTGCTATCCTTTATTTCTGGCTCTTTTATGCGTATAGTAGGGGATTCTTGCGTGATGGTTTTTGGCTGTATTTGGGCTGTGCTATCTTCCTTAAAAGATTCTAAGATTTTTGGTGTAGTGGGTGTTGCATTATCTTGTGTTGTAATGCCCTCTTTTACGCTAAAAGTCTCTGTTTTTGGCTGCTCTCTTTCCTGTGTCTTTGGTTTGATTAGATTTGTAGTCTTTACCTCTCGTGGTGGCATATCTGTGGTTTGCCAATCATCTATTGTGGGTAGTATTTTTGGAGATTGAGTCTTTGCAAAGCTTTCAAGTGGATTTGCTTCACTCATTTCTTGTTTTAGTCTAAAAGTCATTGGAGAGTCTGTATGAAATGCCTGTTGGTCCTTTTGCTTTGGATAGAGATTTGCTTTTTGGAATCTTTTTAAAAGTTCTTCATCATTATTTCGCATTTGTGTGCGTGGTGTGTGTGTGATAGGTGAGATATTGCTATCATCGTATTGCTGATATGAGAGTGTTTGTGTCGTATTTATGTTATTGCTAGGTTTTACTTGAATGCTAAATTCTTTAGAATCTTGTGGTATTTCTTGTTTGTTTGTTGTTTGTGTGTTGCTTGAGTGCTTATTTTTGTTATGTGCTAGATTCTCATTTTTTGCTAGATTTTGCATATTTGTATCTGTGTAACCATTGTTGGTATTTGTGCGTGGATATTCATCAAGGGCAGTCTCAAGTAATGGCTCACGATCTATATATTTACTTTTTGTCGTCGTGGCTTTCTCACTTAACTCTTGATTGACTATCTTTCTCTTTTCCCTTTGTATAGAATCTAATTTAAAATCAGTATATTTTGATTTGAGTTGCTGAAACATTCTCTTTGCAAAATTACTTGTGGCAGAATAAGCCATTTGCAAACTTCCGCCAAGATAGCCTAAAATAAAAGTCGCTGTGCGTTCAGCAATAAGCAGTAATGCAGTGCTAATACAAATAAATGTAAGTATCGCAACCCCAAATAGACCAATATAGGGCGTTAGCACCTCTTGCAAATAGTTGCCAAACTGACCGCTGTGAAATACAAGCGATTGCAAGAGTAATAGCCCGATAAAAAGCAGTAAATATGCAAAGCTTAACTGAATCTTGCGAAAAGAATAGCTTGTATCATCATGGAATCTATAAATAGGCAATAAAAGCAAAGGCAAATAAATGTAAGCAAGATAACCAAACATACCGCGATTAAAGTTTGCAAAACTATTGCCAAAGCCACCTATTTTAAAGAAACTATTTGTCAATGCAGCACCGCTTAAAGCCGCATCAGGCGGGGTATAACCAAAGATAGTTGCTAACCATAAATACAACACACAACAGCTAATGAAAACGAATATATAGATTTTTTTTATGATAAATCCTTGTTGCAAAATGTAATTTTTCTGTTAAAATTATAGCAATTTTTTGTCTTAAATGATTTACGATTTTTAGATTGATAAGGAGTTTTGATGCACGGAAAAATAACGCGCTATACCGCTACGACTGGTTCAGGCGTCATTATGAATGCTTCAAAAAAGATTTTTGAGCTAAAAAAAGATAGTTGGCATGATGGCAGAAATCGTCCAGCCGTTGGTATGTATGTGGAATTTAGAACAAATGATGGTGGCATTCAAGTAACCGATGCGCGTGCTTCAAAATATCAATCTTTTCCGCCTGATGCGCTTATTAGAGAGATAGACTTTTGGAAAAGTAATACTGATGAAGAGTTGCAAAATAAAGAATCTGAATTGCGCGCAAAAGAAGTGCAAAAGATTTTCGCACAAACAAACTATTTGAAATTAACAGAGATTGAAATCAATCGCAGTGTGCAAGATTGTATCAAGGAATTTTTTGGTACAGAGCTTAGAAGTGTAGAGTTTTTAAAAGAGCTTGATTTATCAACGCTAACGCCACTTATTAATTTTTCAATTAGCAAAAGATTCTTAAATAAGGCATTAGATCACCTTATCTTTTCGGATAGAAAACTCAATATTGATATGTTTGCAGAGTATCACTCAAGGCTTGGCACACTTGAATATTCTCATAACTTTTTTACAAAAAACGAGCTTAATCCAGAGAGAATCTTTGAAGAAGCATTTCTTGAATATCAGTTTAATTATAAAGGGGCAGTGCGTGCTGCAAATGGCATAAAAGAACGCATTATGCAACTTCAAAATAAAATCCGCACAACCGCACATGACCTAAAAATCCTTTATAAACGACTTGAAGCAAAAAAGGGCGATGAAAACGAGATAAAAGAAAAAATCGCAAGAATGAGGGCAAACTCCGATAAAGCGCATGAAGAGACAAAAACGCTTACAAAAGCACATGAGAATCTAGAGGGGCTATGCAAAAGCTTTGCAGAGAAAAATCTAAAGATATTTGAAGCCGTGTTTAGAAAAACTATCAATATGCTAAGAGAAAAAACAGAAGAAGCATTGAATGTTACCGCTACACAGCTTGATAATCAAATATGGGAACTTGGCATGAAGTCAGTCTCTATACGCAATGTATTTTTCAAGCATGACATTAATGAGCCTTATTGCATGATGACATTCTTAGGACAAACGATTAAAAAGCTTGATAAAGGAAAAATTACCGCAGCAAACGAACAGGCTATGTATAAATACTACACAAGCCATCAAAAAAACTATGTCAAAAAGTTTCTTATTTTAACAAATCAGCCAAAAGTAGAAGTCAATGTAAAAATTGACATTATGAGTCAAAGTAAAAATCATAATGTCGTGATTGCTAAAAAAGATTCACAATTTTTTGTCGCTGTAAATAAAGAGAAGTTTGAGGGTATTTATATTGATACAACAGGGTTGGATAAAACCGC
Proteins encoded:
- a CDS encoding acylneuraminate cytidylyltransferase family protein, with the protein product MNLALIPARAGSKSIKNKNLAMLCEKPLLYYTIESAKKAQCIDKIVVSSDGDLILQYALSQGVEVLNRPEEIARDSTTSDEVILHAIKHYKDFDNIILLQPTSPLRDSNDIDKAYRIFKEKNANALISVTQIDNKILKAFIAKEDGSLQGIHNNTYPFIPRQSLPQTYQSNGAIYIVKRDLFIENPSFLPQNTHYYLMSEEHSIDTLADLEYANKIMQNKTL
- a CDS encoding HugZ family heme oxygenase, whose protein sequence is MSVTSIIEHMNNHHSAELQGLVKLYGGFEAKVATLSGVNEDGMKIQADGKEVFAPFPAKTEEKDYKDAIIKLCMAISKKDDQVASEIESFKEEFNTILLTSLSKDNKPHISYSPLLRYDGEYYLYVSEVAAHCQNLRTNPNAVQVMFIEDESKTKSILARKRLTYDVSVEFMPRDSLFDKVYDSFESRVGKGGGVAQVRSMQDFHLVKICFKEGRFVKGFGQAYNIDSHGKIGHIGGNGGMPHAMPHKHK
- a CDS encoding 50S ribosomal protein L25/general stress protein Ctc, whose protein sequence is MLEGKLRDSIGKTNAKALKRDGYLVANIYGKGKENIHCAFKRNDFIKYMRAKQTLIFPVKIDGNVYDVVVQEYQKDPVTSDILHVDMMFATKGCVAKYKVPVKVTGSPIGLKNKGVLVFSRKRVAVKCDAAVLPNDYTLDVSGLDVGHAILVRDLPEIAGVSVIEKPSVAIVGVIKAK
- a CDS encoding M16 family metallopeptidase translates to MIKNIVMLFFLILGAQIMQANTLSHLTINNIKIPVISEQSSVIPTGHVEVIFIGGGNMFNPPKKPLARVASAVLNRGTKTLGNVKFAELLESKALDLDIGVGQATLTFTLDFLKEYEDFAYTQLENLIKDPNLTKSTLQDVQKKLHAALMSKSSDFDYQATLLLQKGIFAKTPLAYPALGNTTQEIDSVSLSDIRNYLDKTLTLENMVIVIGGDLDIKNSLAKLQKVFSHLPQGKKVSIPQYKIKTIAMKTAKKDTQQAYIYFASPLNIQSIKDDGYKAQVAGFILGSSGFGSRLMEEIRVKRGLAYSAYMRPNITRTSTYFAGYMQTALDKQDEAIALTQQILKDFVAKGVTQKELDSAKQFILGNKPLQEETLGQRLNAKFMNYYNGLPLDYREEFLQKVASLDLETLNEFIRTHAEIANLSFAVITK
- a CDS encoding DNA translocase FtsK; amino-acid sequence: MLYLWLATIFGYTPPDAALSGAALTNSFFKIGGFGNSFANFNRGMFGYLAYIYLPLLLLPIYRFHDDTSYSFRKIQLSFAYLLLFIGLLLLQSLVFHSGQFGNYLQEVLTPYIGLFGVAILTFICISTALLLIAERTATFILGYLGGSLQMAYSATSNFAKRMFQQLKSKYTDFKLDSIQREKRKIVNQELSEKATTTKSKYIDREPLLETALDEYPRTNTNNGYTDTNMQNLAKNENLAHNKNKHSSNTQTTNKQEIPQDSKEFSIQVKPSNNINTTQTLSYQQYDDSNISPITHTPRTQMRNNDEELLKRFQKANLYPKQKDQQAFHTDSPMTFRLKQEMSEANPLESFAKTQSPKILPTIDDWQTTDMPPREVKTTNLIKPKTQEREQPKTETFSVKEGITTQDNATPTTPKILESFKEDSTAQIQPKTITQESPTIRIKEPEIKDSTNTHLNTPKPEINPNQQHTEQKKTIKIQAINTPKIEQMPTQANYKTLDMSFTQKEYKTTNPSINESTITLSQPNSTDFNQTTQEITNLNQTQITESNLNVAQTLESQHIDYTSQQYDLNTQTLQQNTLDSQPSELVLQQDILETNNLQDSPFITPLESTQNNIDYTETTTIIIPPLLDSNEDSRNDFREEFREDFNTQDLVIQDSISKDSSINNSQDSIIIESIPQESTHSLDSTESNHTLQDDIREEIKEIFIEPLESLEAHAQSISQSSQIDSKQTDFISTESNMLNSNKLDTIHIDSIPTESNVSNLNQIESSHTDSIDLLKTNSSVESKQAESIPQDSILIETTQIESNIQTQHTQDFEIKEITQENTEHVENIESSITDSNLTKELKNKDYLQQSTMQDLEQNRTGSKIAQEITPAQQNITINTYTPQMTHSHFPTHTNPTNYFTGIPTHSQAQPMNYIFDSATHTQTSTIKPNVESSTIESNNQQFHNTESNLAQPNNTQSNEIENNTTQHNLAQSNNIESTHTNPTTQPIKIKLYDDTQASRTITHKDIIQNNISTQTKDTAHSFTIKDLVPHIESKTTQITESNDNENREDMIIRQIAQKKEEARQENSILIANHDTNIANLTQSTNLPPFILPPLKLLQEPIAQDSIQDVELDSKIDKMLQIFNAHKIRGDIIATLTGPVVTTFEFRPETHVKVSKILSHKNDLARILKAKSIRIQAPIPGKDVIGIQIPNSKVETIYLREILHSQAFLDSKDPLTIALGKDISGTPIVANLAKLPHLLVAGTTGSGKSVGVNAIILSLLYRNDPDNLKLMMIDPKQVEFAPYEDLPHLITPIINAPNKAIKALQVATIEMDKRYELFSQIKVKNIASYNEKVSIKMPNFVIIIDELADLMITGGKEAEAFIARIAQMGRAAGMHLIIATQRSSVNVITGHIKANLPSRISYRVGSRIDSKVILDEMGAEDLLGNGDGLFTTTNGLMRIHAPWVSEQEVEHIVDFIKAQREPQYDESFLSETKPGAVSGDKFSGDGSLLDKAKEVMMQDNKTSISYLQRKLGIGYNKSASLVEALEKEGFLSPPNSKGERNILV